AACTGCATTAAGTTCGAAGATTCTTTTCAAGCTTCTAATATGATCCAGCATGGGTGCGAGGCCTTTATGAGCCACCAATCCACTATGCTAAAACTCCTCAAGTAATCTCGTACAACTTTTTACACCATTCCGCCGCTTCTCTAGCGGCGTTTAGGGGATTGAAAACCACCTGAAGTCCGTTAAAACCTCAGACCAAAAACGCCAGCTAATCCGCGCCCTCTTGCCTTTCCTGGTGTGACGAAAGAATATTTTCTGCGCATCTGGTAGCGTCTGACGACAAGCCTAACCAAGCGGGAATACGGTATGTCGATCAAAGTCACTGCACCACTCGTTAATGGCAATTTGTGGGATCCACTCGGCGAGCGCGCGTCGGGCGCGGAAATTGTCGAACTTATATGCGGTGATGATCTGCGGCCGCCTCCCACGAGTGTGGTCATTACGATTACTACCGAATCGGGTAAACGGGTGGAGGTGCGGATTCCGAACTCTGACACCGGCAACGCCAGCGTGAGGATTGACGGCAAGTCCGTGTAGAAAATCGGCTGATTTTCTGTCTAAAACTACCCCCGCCTACCGCGTATTCACTGACCTGAAACGCGTCTAAATGACGGTATGGTTTTAGACAGTGAAATGCTGAAAGCCACGTTTTACGTGGCCTATGCACTGTTCCAGCCCATACTGCTGCATCATTGGGGTGTGGGAGGACAGATCGGACGTATTTTTACTCATTGGGTAGTAGGCAAATTCGTTGAAAGTGATGGGGCAAAGGGCGCGCTTGGCCCAGCAGTTTTTGCGATGGCGGCAAGGTTAACATGCGAGGTCGGCCCTTCGCAGGTCGCAAACGGAGAGGCAAAATATGAAAGGGTATGACTCAACCACGTGGGTTACAAATTCAGGTCATACACCGTAGAAGTGGTTCAGCAGTATCAGCTCACATACGGCTACAAAAATGCACAACACAATGAAGCCGGGGCTGAAGACGCGCTTGCGGTGGGACGAGCCCTCTCCCAGAGAACTTAGGTCTGCACCATCGGACACTACGGCCATAAGTGCCAGGAGGCCGAGGATCCAGGCCTTGGTCCAGAAACTATAGGTTCGCCATTGACTCATCCTTGCCGCCCATCCCGTCGATATCTGCGATGTAGAAAAGGTTAACACTCAAGCCTGACCTTCGCAGGTCTGCTAAAAGGTATGCCGAGTGCATAAATAATGCATTTTGATGCAGGTCAGCATTTGCCAACCCCTTAAACACCCGGCACTATCCTCGTTATGCAAAAACGCAACGTTTCTATCGTCTTAAGAGAACTGCTGGGCCGCGACCGGATCTCCCCCACGGAGCTTTACCGGCGCACCGGAGTGCCTCAATCCACGCTGTCCCGGATCCTCAGCGGCAAAATCGTTGATCCATCGGACAAGCACATTTCCCGTATCGCCGAGTATTTTTGCGTCAGCACCGATCAACTGCGCGGACGTGTGGCGCTGGGCGTTTCGCGCGAAGAGGGGCGCGACCCGATGCATTCGGAACTCAAGGACATAAGCCTGTGGGACGATGACACCCCCGTGAATGATGACGAGGTATCGATCCCCTTTTTGCGCGAGGTTGAATTGGCTGCTGGATCAGGAAGATTCGTCATTGAGGAAAGCGAAAAGGCCAGCCTGCGTTTTGGAAAGCGCAGCCTGCGGCATAACGGAGTGCAGTTCGACCAGGCCAAATGTGTGACGGTGCGCGGCAATAGTATGTTGCCGGTGCTGCGCGATGGCGCGACGGTCGGAGTGAATGCCGGAAAAAGCGCGATTGGCGACATTGTCGATGGCGACCTGTATGCCATTAATCACAATGGCCAGTTGCGGGTTAAACAGCTCTATCGCCTGCCCTCGGGTATTCGCCTGCGCAGTTTCAATCGTGATGAGCACCCGGATGAAGACTACAGCTTCCAGGATATTCAGGATGAGCAGATCAGCATCCTCGGCCATGTGTTCTGGTGGGGCATGTACGCCCGCTAACCATCTTCTGTCAGACGAAGCCCGTCAACGTGCGGGCTTTTTTACCTGTAAAAAATCACTAAACCCTAAGCCTGTCGGGCTATAAATGCGTATGTGCATTTTGCCGAGAGAAATAAATGCATTAATGCATTGACTGTATATGCATCCAGTAATACTCTTCATCTCAAGCCAGCCAACAAGGTCTGGTGGAGGCGGCAAGGATGCTGCCTAGGAAGACAGGGAAGGCACGCAACATCGGCAAGGACGCCATCCGAGCGATGGCAAGGACGCCAGGCAACACCGGCAAGGATGCCGACGCTCTTTAGTTACAAGGTTGTATCCAGATAAACAGTAATGAATCGGCTTTGACGGTTCGGAAGGTTGGTCTGGGTGTACAGCTTGAAGCATCAGAACAGTTATCCGGCAGACAAGGATCGTGGTCGGAAAAACATCAAGGACCAATCCGTAACGCGCCAGTAGCGCCGAAGGACCGTATTACTGAAAAGCCTGGGCAACCGGGCTTTTTGGAATGCCTGCCTATACGGAATTACCCAGACACCGGCATGTTGCCGGCGTTGCTCAGCCAGGAGGCGCGACATGACAACCGAGCAGCAAGCGTTAGCGGAAATGCCTATCTGGCTGGTGATCGTACTGGCGCTGATCGGCGCAGTGTCCGGCGAAATGTGGCGCGCCGACAAGGAGGGCGCTCGCGGTTGGTCCCTGGTACGGCGCCTGGCGCTGCGATCCGGAGCGTGCATGGTCTGCGGTGTTTCGGCGTTGATGTTGTGCTACGCCGCGGGTAT
This region of Pseudomonas asgharzadehiana genomic DNA includes:
- a CDS encoding LexA family transcriptional regulator is translated as MQKRNVSIVLRELLGRDRISPTELYRRTGVPQSTLSRILSGKIVDPSDKHISRIAEYFCVSTDQLRGRVALGVSREEGRDPMHSELKDISLWDDDTPVNDDEVSIPFLREVELAAGSGRFVIEESEKASLRFGKRSLRHNGVQFDQAKCVTVRGNSMLPVLRDGATVGVNAGKSAIGDIVDGDLYAINHNGQLRVKQLYRLPSGIRLRSFNRDEHPDEDYSFQDIQDEQISILGHVFWWGMYAR
- a CDS encoding phage holin family protein, whose protein sequence is MTTEQQALAEMPIWLVIVLALIGAVSGEMWRADKEGARGWSLVRRLALRSGACMVCGVSALMLCYAAGMSIWTAGAIGCLTAMAGADVAIGLYERWAAKRIGVNQGPPSRPDQQ